From the genome of Nicotiana tabacum cultivar K326 chromosome 17, ASM71507v2, whole genome shotgun sequence:
agtaggCATACGAGAGGAGAGAAATCAATACCTTGTGCTTTGTGATTTGCTGCTAAGTGCTAAGTGCTAACTTAAGGACAATGGCAGAACTTTGATTTCAATAGAAGCAGTCTTAGACTCTTTACTCTTAGTAGGAAAATTAGGTTTTAAAAGTAGGGATTTGAGATATTAAATACTTGTAGGTTCAAGGCTGAAGGCCCAAGGCCCAAgaccaaaaatttaattttttattatatatatatatatatatatatatatatatatatatatatatatatatatatatatattcggttATGCTTCGGATATTTTTCGGttctttaaataaaataaaaaatctaccctaATTTTTCGGTACGgttataaatttataaaaaaaccaacgattttaataaaaaaacctaaaaatcgaTTCGGTGCGATTCGGTTCATTCGATTTTTAAATAACCATTGACACCCCGAGGTGGGGGTTAAGGTGTAATTTATTTTACTCTAATAATAATAAGTCTCTCGCAGGTGAGATCATAAATCTAATTGTAGCATCACCAATACAAATTCTGGTTACACGTGTTATTAAAAAAAGAGGGCCTCTGGATGGTACGACGAGTaactaaataaaaaaatcttagtggtcgtttggacataaaaattgtaaaaaaaaatttaaaaagtgaattttttaaaAGTGTAAATGATATtcgaaaattagagttgtgtttgaatatgaatataattttagATGGTTTTTAAAGTTTTATGGGTGATCTgactaaaaattttgaaaaacagcttttttaaagttttttaaattttcaaaaaattttaaaatttatttttaagttaaaattaaaaattttatggtcaaacaATAATTTctagaaaaaagtgaaaaaaattgtTATGTACAAACGGGGTCTTAGTTTAGAATAAAGTGGGGAGGTTCTCTTTGCATTTAGGCCTTTGATTCTGCGGGGCGAGGTGGTGAAAGGAGAAGCACCAGAAAGTTAGAGAAATTAGGAACATAAACACACAAACCACGCGAACCAAAATATACTACAACAAACACACAgagaaagaaggaagaaagaagcaTTCCGTGTACTTTGGCTCTAGGTTGGGGAGGCTCTTTGCCTTGTCCGAAAGGTCAGGGTCAAGGCCAGAGGAGACGAATTCGCGTTCATCTATGGAAACGTGTTCCACACTGAACCTTCTGCTTTTTATCAAAATATCATGACCTTTGACATTCGCGAATTCGCGATTCTCAAAATCTGAATTCGCCTCTATTCTTTCCCCTTACCTTAATGGTCTCCTGAGTCCCCTTCTCTCCCCTTAGGGTTTCTTCATTTCTTCTGCTTCTTTCCCATCTTCAGGtaactttctttatctctttgATGTATATTGGTGTATGAGATAATCATTTCTTGTGAAATTTTTATGTTGCTGTTATGATGTGTGTTTGTTGAAGCTTTGACACGTTTAATTTGATCATTTGGGCCTATAATTACCACTTCAACCTTTTTTTATAGATTCTTCTTTGGTGTGGATGAATAGATTTATAAGTTTAGCTAGCCATATTGATTTTATTCATATAAGTAAAATTGAGGTGAATTGAGATGTCGTCGTGATTTGTGGCATAAGAATTCGAAGATTGAATTAAGAAATCTCAGTATTTATATATTTTGTCGACTTGCCTTTGAAGTTTCTTCTGCCTAGTCTTTAATATCAGAGCTTGGAACAaattcaatttcctttcttttatgCTACTACTTATCTTTCATCTTCTGATTATCTGCTAATATATGCTTTTATGCACTCTTAATGGAAAACGAATTAATTGCTTGTTGTGTTACGTTTTTTCTGTTATTTTGTATAGGTGTTGCTGGTATTGTAAGCCATGCCGACATATACAGCAATAGCTATGGATAGATTAATCGAATCCGGGGGCTCAAAATCCATGGCAACTTCCAAGAGCATTCCTGACTCGAAGTTTGCGAGGAGGAACAACACTCCTAATTCAAGTATTGATAGGAGCAAGAACGGTTCTATTTCAAAACTAGAAAGAAAAACTGTTGAGTCTAATGTAAAGTTGGATGGTACAAATTGTAAGTCCTCTGTCATAGTAGATAGGAAAGACCACTGGACTCAAATATCTCCTGCACTATACACAACTCCCAAGCTAACGCCACTTCCAGATTCTCCTTCATCATTTCCTCCATCGCCCTACATAATCAATCACAAGCGTCGAGGTCCACGGCTTTCAAAGAGTTTCGCCGAAGATGATTTCGGCACTCAACAACAAGCTCTAGATGGAGAGAAGATAGATGAGAATGTAACAGACACAGAGAAGGAGCTCCCCGGTACATCTATTGATGATTCTTCCATTTCTAGGGAGACAGTTAATTGTGCGAAAGAGGATAATTTACTAGGCACTACTGATAACCTGGTTAATGGTGGTGAAGTGAGTGACCTCTGTAATGGGGATCTTCTTCACCAAGATTTGCCTAATGGTTCAGCTGGGCAAAATGGTATGTTGAAGTCTGTTGCATTCAATTTGCAGAGAGGTGGTGAAGCTGATGATTTCTTTGACCCCCAGGAATCTCTGAGTGTCAAGAGTAATGGTGAGAGTGAGAATAACGGTGGATTGCAGCGCTCTGTAAGTGCTATGACTCCGTTGGGAGAATTTTATGATGCGTGGGAAGGTAGTCACCTTTTCATATTCTGATAATTTTCATGGTTATGTCTTTCTATGCTTATATTTCTATTGAACTGAGGTGTTTATTTGTTCCTATTCCACTAATGGTTTGACTGTTTTCTTTGCTACCtgctttttcttccttttctttttcctagCTGTCAACTTGGTTTTCATGTCTTTTCCCTTATGTATAGTTGTAGGATTTACATTTTTCAGTCAACTATGCAAGTTTTTGTATTCTATGTAAATACCTTGACGATTGAgtgccttttccttttccttttaatAAGTAATGGACTATTGAATGTTATCACCACGACTTAATGTAATTCGATTATGACACAATTTTTGGTTTCCTTATTCGCGTCCTCAGAACTATCTTCAGAGAATGGGCCACAGATACCTACACATGATTTTGAAAATGAGCTGCGAGAAATAAGATTGAGCTTATTAATGGAAATTGAAAAGCGAAAACATGTAGAAGAAGCTCTAAGTAATATGCAAACCCAGTGGCAAAGGATTCGTGAACAGTTATCCCTTGTGGGGTTGAACTTCCCTCCATGTCCTGTTGCTGTAGAGGGAATGGACAATGAACAGCTAGATGATCAGGTGGAAGATTTGTTTCAACAAGTCCACATCGTTCGGTTTGTATCAGATTCCATTGGAAGGGGAATAGCAAAGGCTGAGGTGGAGACAGAAATGGAGGCTCAAGTTGAGTCAAAGAACATTGAGATGGCTCGACTATGGGACAAGTTGAATTATTACGAAGCTGTAAATCGAGAGATGTCACAGAGGAATCAGGAAGCTCTAGGTGAGTTTATGTTCCATGTTACTACTTATAATTTGAGCCCATGTTATGTTGCACATTCAATATAGGTGTATGCATGTTCTTTCGGCATTGTTTAGACAAATGTTTAATGAGAACTTTCATTTATTGTTTATACTTCTGTTTCTATCCATCTTTGCTTGTTGCTTCCACTAGATAGGTATGCTGATAGGTAACAACTAGGTCCTCAGCCTTTCTTACTTAGTCTAACTATAGTTTTATAGGGATATTGGTTAGAGCCAATGGCAACTGCCTCTTATTTGAGATTTGTGCAAGAATTAGAAGTTATGTTGGCATCTTCTATTTTATAGACAAGATACTCTGTTCAATTTGCAAATTCACCTGTCAGCATTGAAACCGAGAAACAAGACAGGGCCCAAAATAAACATAGTAATTTAGTGGTTTCCTATGAACTGCAAATGTCTTCGCCACTGTTCCATGCCAAAAGCTTATGTTTTGTCTTTAGTGCATCCAGAATAATGTCTTGGGCTGTCGGTTATTTTACACCCAAACTTCATTGTGCACTTTTACACAAATAAATGCAGTTTTTTCCTGTATTCTTTTCTTAGAAGAATAACATGGCATATGGCCAATACACATTCCTTCAGCAAACATTAAATATAGACTTGATTTTAGTTCTCATATCTATTATCGTGATAGTCAAAGTAGGACAATTATTTCTGAACCAAGAGAGAAAAATACTAAGATGCAAGGCCTATTGACTGCTTATTATCTATCAAATTAGATTGTATGCACATATGTCATCCGATTTgcagaagtttatgaaagaccAATATTGAGGTTAGTGACTTCCTTGCTAACATTCGACTTACATCAGGAGTAGATTAGTTCTGATTtgagaggcggatccaggatttgaagtTCTAAACTTGCTACCGAACCCAGAGCTCATTAGTTACACTTAATGGGTTCacaattaaatagttttacatatttaatgaatttcctAATGCAAATACATGATCTAAGCAAAAGCTACTCGGTTTATCCGAACCCGTACGTAATACTGAAGCTCCGTCCTGAGTGCGTCCATCCAAGGCCTTACAGATTTAGTTATGTTTCCCGAGTGACAACTGCTCAGGCTGCTGCTCTGATTATGTAGTCTTGGTACCTGCGCTTCATCAGGGTTAATTTTGTGTACAAGtgacctttttatttttttgtgctTTATTATTGGTTGGAAAGATATCAACCAGCAGATTCTTTTGATTTGGGAGAATGACAGTTTCTCTGTTTCTGTTGGACCGTGTAGAGACAGCGCGGCGTCTTAGGCAAATAAGGAAGAGAAAGCAGAAGAAATGGATATGGGGGTCGATTGCTGCAACAATTACACTAGGCTCTGCTGTCTTAACCTGGTCTTACTTTTCTGCTGAAAGAGCATCATCTTCTTCAAATCAGTCTCATAGTCTTGAGGGTGACTCCACATCAGAACTATGAGTTCTCAATGAATTGGTTAAGGTGTGCTTATTATACAGGGAAATAAGGAATCAGGAGATCAATCTTACTGTCTTGTGAATATCTCAtatattcttttcctttttgatacATAAAGCATATTTCTGCTATTGCACATGTACAGTTCcttgaaaataaataaagcatttGCTCTGGGTTTGTTAGCACGACTGTGAAATGGTTCATATAACTTTTCAGTTCTTGGTGTTGGAGGGAACGTTTTCTTTGTGAACTTTGCAGGCTTGGAGGAGCTATTGCCCCTTAGACGCGGCTTGCCTACAGACTCTTGATTAGATTTCTTCAGCTGACGGAAAAGTTAACATTCGTTCACTAAACCTGCACGGTAGTGCTTTTCAGTTTGCATTCATTAGAAATCAATTGAGTACTATTATTTTGTTTTGCTAAGAGTAGCAACAGCTGATACCACTGGACTTGCTGCGTTGATGCCAGTTAAAGGAAGGGCGAAGGTATGTCACTACCACAATGAACACTTCCTCGGAGTTCGAGATCATATGTTGTATGGTGATCCTCTAAATGACCCtttgaggaaaactaataaaTGTCCCATAGAAGATACTTTCCTGTTAATAAGTAATTATAAAAGAACTTGAGCTTCACGTCGGATTGAATGGAACTAGAAAACAAGAAATAACCGACAAAATATCCTTAGAGCTCTTTTTGGTATGGCTTAACATTTTTGGTGTTTGATGGTTGGACGAAAGATTTGTGCAATGTTTTGGGTGAATTCTGTGTCAGAATCTAATGGGTTTTCCCAGAACTAACAAGAGTTTTTAATCAAAACAGTTACTGAACTATCCTtccgggtaggggtaaggtttgtgtATACTCTATCCtttccagaccccactagtgatattttactggtatgttgttgttgtagttacTGAACTATCCGTTGACCTTCTATGCATGTAATCTAAACTATCCCCCTCATATTTGAGTCGATGACTGTTTTGGTCCCACAGCTAACGGAAGTTGCTATATATCGAAAAAATAATCATGTTATCAAGAAGTGAACACGTAAGCTTTCCAATTGCCTGAAATGGAGGCCCAAATAAACAAACACTATCATTTCTTGCAACATGATCATGCTAGAAATCTGAAGAATTAGAAAATGCACTACAATTAAAGCTTGATAGTTGATATTGAATTAAACGGAACTTATTAAGCTTGAAAACCGTAAACGAACTGTTGAAGACTTGCTGATCAGATAGGgaatttattatttactttgtgtatacagtcgaaatagatttcagcaTTCGTACGATCGATCGAGGTCAAAACATAATAGATCAGAGTAAGacttcgagatgggttccgaaggtggtacaaacaagcttcgagcccgagggaccgatcaatatcgagctcgatatcattgtcaagctcgaatccaaatcgaactatgatgcaaagtaaagttatcgagcttatgattcAGAGATCGATCAATACTGACCCCGAATCAATGCAaggatccgagtcagaatcgagctcaagtcaagatcgagagctcgagtcaagaccgaaaactcgagtcaatatcgagctcatagacaagagccgttgcaatcccattAGAGGAGAGAATCCTGACAGGAATTATGGAAAAACGGATTTATCACGGGTctcccactatatatttttaattatatctaaagtaagatccatctactataaaggggatggttattatttctgtaaggaCCAAGTTTTTtacttacattgtaattcaagtaTCATATTCTCCTATAGTGAAGAGTTGTTCTTTTaagcttcataaattgattcaacCTGTtcagtcctaaaaatcatcttctttacaacATTGTTTACGTTGCACCCTTTGCAATctatatttgatatttctatttatccttacggtttgtattaagctataccacatatccttagaactacgtacaaatttaattctatccatttttcggataAACACTTTGAAGTTTGGCTTCTTCAGAGTGACAGAAGCAAGAGTTAGAGATGCTCATGTTTTCCCCAaaaattgtattgggttatgctTGCTTCATCTTTTTCCTCTGCTCCTCACCTTACACAGAAAATAAGCATTTGGTTTCCAGCGCTTGGTTTCTAATATCTGGACCGTGATGGCTAAAACCTATTTGCTTAAATGGCCATATCGGACAAGTATGATCACGAAGGATATTTTGGTTAAAAACTCAAATCAATATTTTTTATTCTAATAATAAATTTTCAAGATGATATGCGATACTGCTTGACCTCTGACTGATCCAAGTCTTTGGGATATGAATTTGATTAGTGTATGTCCTTTAGAAGACCACCTGAAACGAAGCAAGAAGATTTGAGCCTCATACTGTAGGCCTAGCAGGTACACAATGACCAACTGAATCCAAGAGGGTTAAGAAGGTATCAGATTCTTGTCTGTGGTTTCGTTGGCGAATATGGTACAAGTTTGGCATCACTTTATCATTTACACTAACTTTTCAGCATCTGATCACCTACTGGTGAGTGTAGGGCCAATTGGGGGCTCGATACCTTTGTGAATTTGTGATACACACCACTCCACCATGTCTTTTACCAAAAGGTAGGTATATCTCGCCGCAGATGTCGCCTCTAAATGCTGCCAAATGTTTTTAAACGAACCAAGTAGGACCTACTAGACTCATTTGCATTCACTGCCGCAGACCGCCGCTAAAATTTGATGGCCCCACTTTCCCTCTTTTCTCGCTAAAATCTCATACCCGCGTTGGACGCTGATTAATTCGAATTGAAGTTGCATAATGTGTCGCCCGTAGGCTCGTCCCAACTTGTGTCGCCCGTAAGATGTCTGGGTACTTGGCCCTAGATATGTCGTGGCGCTTcatcttaggatcacaatccatATGCGCCCTGGgggattggcttaggacatgTCTTGTCCCTCGCCCAAGACTTAGCGTCGCTCCCGCGTGCACAACCCAATCCTCAAGCTAGGCACTCGCCTAGTGCATCCGCAACCAGCTCGTGCCTCGCCCGAATAAGGCAACCTTTAgtccttggccattgtcatgcgcgtctttcgtgccatgcccatacatagccctcgCGATACACTTCCATCCCGAATAGTGCAGTGTCGCCCCACAATTGCACgtttaggccaacggacccttgcttgcatAGTTGAACCCATgccatgctcacaagtcgacacatgatgcccctaagataggtgcgtcaagtatccaatcgACACGAAGGTCTCCTTCCAACATTTCGGCAACCCGCGGGGCTGGCCATCCCACACATCGAGCCTCCAGTGCCACTTTGGTGCCCAACGCTAGCCCGAAAGTGTTGTGCCGTTCATAGAGTTCCCAAACTCATATGAATACCTAGgacactcctttgagtcatcCAGGCAGTCCCTTGAGGTTGCCCCCAAGGTATCTCATTTAATACGGCTTGGCGGCAACACGTATGAGGGAGGCTggtcggagctttcatcacctataccccccttatatatgcttaaaattaaaaagcacaAGTTGCCCGAGTAGACAGACCTACGTCAAACAATCAGAAGAGccttttctcaccagttcttggccGAAGTCACAACCCCAAATTGCGGCTTGtgacatcctcccacactcattATGTCATCGTCCCCGATGACACATCATGGCCTACGACATCCCGGAGTCTGCCCCCTCAGGTATGTACATTTCGGCTCCCTTGGTCATATgggttggacttcctcgaagtcctgTCTCAAAAAGGAGTCGTGCCCCATGCACTTCTCCCCCAAGTATCTTCCAAGCGTGCCTCTGCACTTCACTTCCTTTCGGTGTTCACTTGGAAAGTGCCTCCGCACTTGCACCCTCTGGTGTCTTACTTTGTGATTGACCCACATTAGTCAATCACACTATGACCCTCACGACCTTTATGTCCGTCTGAAGCTTTTCCTTCACAGGTAAGCACATCAACGTACTCTTTGGCGCGGCTCAAGTAGCTCAATCGCTCACATAGCCTTCAAACGCCTCCGGCATAGCTCCCATAGCCTTTCGCTCCCGTAGCTTTTCCTTGCCCTCAGTACCTTGAGGATGTGTTGGCTTCAGGACCCACAACTTCGCCCTTATGCCTCTTGCATAGGCGggatcctcccacactcaatgTGGAGGATACTTCTTAGTGTTGTCGTCCCACTTGGCATTCGGCCAGCTCTTGGGACGACTCTTGGTGAGTACTACATTCTCGAAGTCATAGCATCGCCGTATTCCCGAACAAAGCTCTTTGTTTTCCAACTGTCACTTCCTCATCAAGTACCCAATGCTCCCGGTAGTACTTCAATACTCGCCCTATAGACAGGTACTCTCTTGGTCCTGCTAGCACGGCTTCCCGGTTCGGTTGTGCCTCGTACTTGGACTCTCAACGGTCCTCCGATCATTCGGCGTACCCCTTTCCAGAATGATGACACCTTCTAACTTGGAAACTCGCCCAATTCCGAAGCTTCGCTATACCCTCGAATTCGTTTCCTCACCTTGGCAATGCCCTCAAGCAGCTCACAAGTCTATTCCGAAGGAAAGACACTCAACTGATGCGTTGTACGCATCATTGGCAAGATCTCCGCTATGATCATGCCGAATGTTTATAGTCCATGGCTCCCACTCTTTTGCAATATGGTTGCACGACCTGGCAAACATGACCTTCTCTTGACCATTCGTCTCATCGGCATATCACCTCATTCAATAGCACCCTAGAATTTCGAAAGACAATGGAATCACCCATTTCTTTCTTCGACCAGCAGTATCGGGTTCTCGATCTCTGGTGGCATATGAATATCAATCTCTGCTTTGACATGATCTCCCCACTAACATCCAAAATGCATTCGCCATCTCCACATTTGCCTTGACATTGTGCCATGGCATTGTATGGCCTTaatcagctctgataccaagtgtcacgggcccaaatccttaTATTGGGTAGCGGCACCTGCTCGCCCATACGGCGCCTGCAGTTCCCCTCACTGCAGGCCAGCCTGTTTCCTATCCCAGGATTCCCAAGCACGATCCTGTGCCTGTTGGTGGGATTCGCCCGTAGGCTTGCCCCAACTTGTGCCGCCCGTAAGATGTCTAGACccttggccctagacatgtcATGGCGCTTCATCTTAGGATCACTATCCACGCGTGCCCTGGgggattggcttaggacatgtcttgtccctcgcccaagactgagcatcgctcccgCGTGCACATCCCAATCCTCTAGCTTGACACTTGCCTAGTGCATCCGCAACCAGCTCGTGcctcgcccgagtaaggcaaTCTTTAGTACTTGGCCATTATTATGCGcgtctttcgtgccatgcccatacatagccctcgCGACACACTTTCATCCCGAATAGTGCAGTGTCGCCCCACAACTGCACGTgtaggccaacggacccttgcttgcatAGTTGAACCGATGCCATactcacaagtcgacacatgatgcccctaaGATAGGTGCGTCAAATATCCAATCAGCACGAAGGTCTCATTCCAACATTTCGGCAGCCCGCGGGGCTGGCTGTCCCACACATCGAGCCTCCAGCACCACTTTGGTGCCCAACGCTAGCCCGAAGGCGTTGTGCCGTCCATAGAGTTCCCAAACTCGTATGGATACCTAGgacactcctttgagtcatccaggcaggcccttgaggttgCCCCCAAGGTAGCTCGTTCAATACGGCTTGGTGGCAGCACGTATGGGGGAGGCTGGccggagctttcatcacctatacccccttatatatgcttaaaattaaaaagcccaagttgcccGAGTAGATAGACCTACGTCAGACAATCAGAAGAGCCTTTTCTCACCACTTCTTGGCCGAAGTCACAACCCCAAAGTGCGGGTTGTGACAATAAGCTCCATTAAAAAGAAAATGGCTCCATACCAGAATTCCTTTATATTTAAGGCTCCAAGTAGAAATCTTTGATTAAGAATTAGTGGATTTTATTCAGCCCACTATAACTCCCGGCGATTTCCACTTTCCCTTTCGTTTGCACCAACCAGTTTGATAATTTGGTCATGAAAGGAAATTTGAGAGTGGTGTCTCGGACAATAAAGGAACTACACCGTATGGAAGATTATATACTCATTCATATTGCATATACGTAGCATAGTTACTACTTCCTTCCTTCTTAACAAGAAAACAATAGAGTCTGAATTGTGAGAGTCAAGCTATGTGAATTTTGAATGTCAGtttcttatttttaaataattaatattatcATATATGGAATAATGGAAGTACATAAAAGGTGTTATTAATATCATATTTCATTATTTCCAATATTGACATTAATTATTTTGGAAAGAGAACGGGTACGGAAAATCAAAGAAAGGACGAGCTGCCTATCCTCTCACATGGGCTGTTGTAATCGAATCCCTTCCTACCTTCATGTTCTTTAAGTTGTAGCAAGCCACATGGCGGAGTTACATGCCTTAAAACCAATGATAAGGACAGGGAAGTCATTGTTACGTCTAATTAAATCTTTATCCAAAATTGTGTAAAAATGCTTGCCATTTACATAGTTTTCGTATCCTCATGAATTGGCTGTGGTACAGAGCTTTAAAATGATAAGAATCGAGTTTTCAACCATATGAACTTAatgatgttccaaaataaatgtAGGAAAGACAAAGACATCGCCTCTATTATCTAAAACCTTTCAACAGATTATATTTGTATGGGCAGATAAGAGAGCTGCCACAATTCACAACGCTTCTAGAAAAATATTGGACCGCATATTAATTGGCCACAAAGTTGTggttttttttcttaataaagtTTTTCCATTCTATTTAATTTTGTGGTTGGAGAGGATATATTGCTCCCTCTGGTTAATGTCACAATTCACTGTTTTTTTCCCATAAAACAGATGGTAATAATGGTTGGTTGAGAGTCCAGAACCAAAGTGTGAATCTTTTGGACACAAGAGACCGAAATAGgtgaaaaaaaaattgataacCTTTCTATATATAACGCTATTTTAAAAAGCGTTATACTTTAACATCATTTTTGTCCGTTAAGACAG
Proteins encoded in this window:
- the LOC107803824 gene encoding uncharacterized protein LOC107803824, whose protein sequence is MPTYTAIAMDRLIESGGSKSMATSKSIPDSKFARRNNTPNSSIDRSKNGSISKLERKTVESNVKLDGTNCKSSVIVDRKDHWTQISPALYTTPKLTPLPDSPSSFPPSPYIINHKRRGPRLSKSFAEDDFGTQQQALDGEKIDENVTDTEKELPGTSIDDSSISRETVNCAKEDNLLGTTDNLVNGGEVSDLCNGDLLHQDLPNGSAGQNGMLKSVAFNLQRGGEADDFFDPQESLSVKSNGESENNGGLQRSVSAMTPLGEFYDAWEELSSENGPQIPTHDFENELREIRLSLLMEIEKRKHVEEALSNMQTQWQRIREQLSLVGLNFPPCPVAVEGMDNEQLDDQVEDLFQQVHIVRFVSDSIGRGIAKAEVETEMEAQVESKNIEMARLWDKLNYYEAVNREMSQRNQEALETARRLRQIRKRKQKKWIWGSIAATITLGSAVLTWSYFSAERASSSSNQSHSLEGDSTSEL